From the Kitasatospora viridis genome, one window contains:
- a CDS encoding helix-turn-helix domain-containing protein: MPSAEQTPARRSLAQKLDHLFQVIHPAGRGPFSYHEVAQAIREQAGPDGPTVSHGTLQQIRTGAKANPTVKTLEAIAAFFGVPAAYFLDDTVADRVDARLRELKSTAGARPSAEPAGRADSSRTSPVRTEPARTEPARDELADELADVLADSDIRAVAFRLAGLSPRALKGLRAIVDQVREVEGLPEVGRPKRDG, encoded by the coding sequence ATGCCGTCGGCTGAGCAGACTCCGGCCCGCCGCTCCCTGGCGCAGAAGCTGGACCACCTCTTCCAGGTGATCCACCCCGCCGGCCGCGGCCCGTTCAGCTACCACGAGGTGGCGCAGGCGATCCGCGAACAGGCCGGTCCGGACGGGCCCACCGTCTCGCACGGCACGCTCCAGCAGATCCGCACCGGCGCCAAGGCCAACCCGACGGTCAAGACCCTGGAGGCGATCGCCGCCTTCTTCGGGGTGCCGGCCGCCTACTTCCTGGACGACACCGTCGCCGACCGGGTCGACGCCCGGCTGCGCGAGCTCAAGTCGACCGCCGGGGCCCGGCCTTCGGCGGAGCCGGCCGGCCGTGCCGACTCGTCGCGGACGAGCCCGGTGCGCACCGAGCCGGCCCGCACCGAGCCGGCCCGCGACGAGCTGGCCGACGAGTTGGCCGACGTGCTCGCCGACAGCGACATCCGCGCCGTCGCCTTCCGCCTCGCCGGCCTCTCGCCGCGCGCGCTCAAGGGGCTGCGGGCGATCGTCGACCAGGTCCGCGAGGTCGAGGGGCTGCCCGAGGTCGGCCGCCCCAAGCGCGACGGCTGA
- a CDS encoding YegP family protein, producing MGLVGQVGGGRAGAEAVRGGFQIERAANGRYQWQLKAPNGRIVAVSSPVFETVAEAGRAFGALREEAAGLTARITHVRDGIGWIWVVPGPRGLPEARSSRAYERYATCQNAFRRFVALMERQSAPPPDEPPPPEPSPSGSSPSGPTARERSLVRTVDSIEQRSAGDD from the coding sequence GTGGGCCTGGTGGGTCAGGTGGGTGGGGGCCGGGCTGGGGCGGAGGCGGTCCGGGGCGGTTTCCAGATCGAACGGGCGGCGAACGGGCGCTACCAGTGGCAGCTCAAGGCGCCCAACGGCCGGATCGTGGCGGTCTCCTCGCCGGTCTTCGAGACCGTCGCGGAAGCCGGCCGCGCCTTCGGCGCGCTGCGGGAGGAGGCGGCCGGGCTGACGGCGCGGATCACGCACGTCCGGGACGGGATCGGCTGGATCTGGGTGGTGCCGGGGCCGCGCGGCCTGCCCGAGGCGCGCAGCAGCCGCGCCTACGAGCGGTACGCGACGTGCCAGAACGCGTTCCGGCGGTTCGTCGCCCTGATGGAGCGCCAGTCGGCGCCGCCGCCGGACGAGCCGCCGCCACCTGAGCCGTCACCGTCCGGGTCGTCGCCATCCGGGCCGACGGCGCGGGAGCGCTCCCTGGTCAGGACGGTCGACTCGATCGAGCAGAGATCCGCCGGCGATGACTGA
- the pstC gene encoding phosphate ABC transporter permease subunit PstC — protein sequence MPPPVAAPDPDRPRRLTAPATRGDLVFRGVLRVAGYSVFAIMGLIAFFLLFRGTKALNAAGWHFFTESKWNPQSHVFGIAAALPDGILIALIALLFSVPVSLAAALFISEYAPQRIRPALVSAVDLMAAVPSIIYGLWGFFCLQPQVIGLISWTSRHFGFIPFLKVRTGDYGTSYTSSTFIAGLVVSLMITPIITSLSREVFSQAPQGEREGAYALGSTRWGMVRSVVLPFGRGGVIGAVMLGFGRAMGETIAVALIISPAFKFTGHIFEAGGNSISSLIVLRFSESDGLSLSALMAAGLALFAVTLVVNVLAGIVVSRSRSGASTAD from the coding sequence GTGCCACCGCCCGTGGCGGCGCCCGATCCCGACCGGCCGCGCCGCCTGACCGCGCCGGCCACCCGCGGTGACCTGGTCTTCCGCGGCGTCCTGCGGGTCGCCGGCTACTCGGTCTTCGCCATCATGGGCCTGATCGCCTTCTTCCTGCTGTTCCGCGGCACCAAGGCGCTGAACGCGGCGGGCTGGCACTTCTTCACCGAGTCGAAGTGGAACCCGCAGTCCCACGTCTTCGGCATCGCCGCGGCGCTGCCGGACGGCATCCTGATCGCGCTGATCGCGCTGCTCTTCTCGGTGCCCGTCTCGCTGGCTGCCGCGCTCTTCATCTCCGAGTACGCGCCGCAGCGGATCCGGCCCGCGCTGGTCTCGGCCGTCGACCTGATGGCGGCGGTGCCCAGCATCATCTACGGCCTGTGGGGCTTCTTCTGCCTGCAGCCCCAGGTGATCGGCCTGATCAGCTGGACCTCCCGGCACTTCGGGTTCATCCCGTTCCTCAAGGTGCGCACCGGTGACTACGGCACCTCGTACACCTCCTCCACCTTCATCGCCGGCCTGGTGGTGTCGCTGATGATCACTCCGATCATCACCTCGCTCAGCCGGGAGGTGTTCTCGCAGGCCCCGCAGGGCGAGCGGGAGGGGGCCTACGCGCTGGGCAGCACCCGCTGGGGCATGGTCCGCTCGGTGGTGCTGCCGTTCGGCCGGGGCGGGGTGATCGGCGCCGTGATGCTCGGCTTCGGCCGGGCGATGGGCGAGACCATCGCCGTCGCGCTGATCATCTCGCCCGCCTTCAAGTTCACCGGCCACATCTTCGAGGCCGGCGGCAACTCGATCTCCTCGCTGATCGTGCTGCGGTTCAGCGAGTCCGACGGCCTCTCGCTCTCCGCGCTGATGGCGGCGGGCCTGGCGCTGTTCGCCGTCACCCTGGTCGTCAACGTGCTGGCGGGCATCGTGGTCAGCCGCTCCCGCTCCGGCGCCTCGACGGCGGACTGA
- a CDS encoding phosphate ABC transporter ATP-binding protein gives MTTTAPHPSAGAQPRLSGLESRDVSAWFGSHKVLERVSLTMAAGEVTALIGPSGCGKSTFLRILNRMHEMVRSAQLAGEVLLDGEDIYEHGRRPAEVRRRIGMVFQRPNPFPAMSIADNVASGLKLAGIKVSKDYREHLIEDSLRQAGLWNEVSSRLGTPGGSLSGGQQQRLCIARSLAVEPDILLMDEPCSALDPTSTRRVEETIAELRGRLTIVIVTHNMQQAQRVSQSCAFFLATHDTPGRIVEAGPTEQLFTDPADQRTADYVNGRFG, from the coding sequence ATGACCACCACCGCCCCCCACCCGAGTGCCGGGGCCCAGCCCCGGCTCTCCGGTCTGGAGAGCCGGGACGTCTCCGCCTGGTTCGGCTCGCACAAGGTGCTGGAGCGGGTCTCGCTGACCATGGCCGCCGGCGAGGTGACCGCACTGATCGGCCCCTCCGGCTGCGGCAAGTCCACCTTCCTGCGGATCCTCAACCGGATGCACGAGATGGTCCGCAGCGCCCAACTGGCCGGCGAGGTACTGCTGGACGGCGAGGACATCTACGAGCACGGCCGCCGCCCCGCCGAGGTCCGGCGGCGGATCGGCATGGTCTTCCAGCGGCCCAACCCGTTCCCGGCCATGTCGATCGCCGACAACGTGGCCAGCGGCCTGAAGCTGGCCGGGATCAAGGTGAGCAAGGACTACCGCGAGCACCTGATCGAGGACAGCCTGCGGCAGGCCGGGCTGTGGAACGAGGTGAGCAGCCGGCTCGGCACCCCGGGCGGCTCGCTCTCCGGCGGCCAGCAGCAACGGCTGTGCATCGCCCGCTCGTTGGCCGTCGAGCCGGACATCCTGCTGATGGACGAGCCCTGTTCGGCGCTGGACCCGACCTCCACCCGCCGGGTCGAGGAGACCATCGCCGAGCTGCGCGGGCGGCTCACCATCGTCATCGTCACCCACAACATGCAGCAGGCGCAGCGGGTTTCGCAGTCCTGCGCGTTCTTCCTGGCGACCCACGACACGCCGGGGCGGATCGTCGAGGCCGGGCCGACCGAGCAGCTGTTCACCGACCCGGCGGACCAGCGCACCGCGGACTACGTGAACGGGCGCTTCGGGTAA
- a CDS encoding sortase yields the protein MTAESSATDDTVVLPKVEEAPAAPPAGPSRARRIAVQTGWAATLLSGLLLGFGIFLFGLSPLQEMHYQAAAHRTFQDRLANAIAPTGAATDGSPVAIIDIPRIGLHDEVVVEGTTGRDLMRGPGHRRDTALPGQAGVAVLFGRGAAFGGPFGRINELRAGDKIQVATAQGQFSYTVNAYGTGAHPILDPDPNRMVLTTSNSDWIPTSTVLVGARLDGDPQDNPGGRPAIIAADHALAQDTGALAALQLWSAALLGAVALSTLAARYWVRRAAYLACTPVLAALLWAVYENAAALLPNLY from the coding sequence ATGACCGCCGAAAGCTCCGCCACCGACGACACGGTGGTGCTGCCCAAGGTCGAGGAGGCACCGGCGGCCCCGCCCGCCGGGCCCTCCCGGGCCCGCCGGATCGCGGTGCAGACCGGCTGGGCCGCCACCCTGCTCTCGGGGCTGCTGCTCGGGTTCGGGATCTTCCTGTTCGGGCTCTCCCCGCTCCAGGAGATGCACTACCAGGCGGCCGCCCACCGGACCTTCCAGGACCGGCTGGCCAACGCGATCGCGCCCACCGGCGCGGCCACCGACGGCTCGCCGGTGGCGATCATCGACATCCCGCGGATCGGGCTGCACGACGAGGTGGTGGTCGAGGGCACCACCGGCCGCGACCTGATGCGCGGCCCCGGGCACCGGCGGGACACCGCGCTGCCCGGGCAGGCCGGGGTGGCCGTGCTGTTCGGCCGGGGCGCCGCGTTCGGCGGCCCGTTCGGGCGGATCAACGAGCTGCGGGCCGGCGACAAGATCCAGGTCGCCACCGCCCAGGGGCAGTTCAGCTACACCGTGAACGCCTACGGCACCGGCGCCCACCCGATCCTGGACCCCGACCCCAACCGGATGGTGCTGACCACCAGCAACTCCGACTGGATCCCGACCAGCACCGTGCTGGTCGGGGCCCGGCTGGACGGCGACCCGCAGGACAACCCCGGCGGCCGGCCGGCGATCATCGCCGCCGACCACGCGCTGGCCCAGGACACCGGGGCGCTGGCCGCCCTGCAGCTCTGGTCCGCGGCGCTGCTCGGCGCGGTCGCGCTGAGCACGCTGGCGGCGCGCTACTGGGTGCGGCGGGCCGCCTACCTGGCCTGCACCCCGGTGCTGGCCGCGCTGCTCTGGGCGGTCTACGAGAACGCCGCCGCGCTGCTCCCCAACCTCTACTGA
- a CDS encoding substrate-binding domain-containing protein yields the protein MRYTAAKLFAAVAIATSLTTVAAGTALADPTGTPAAQDIVGTGSDTIQAVLNQLSTDYNASLTAAHDTTSPRLYSWDATGSSPIVPKTGASSITRPNGSGAGISALNANTSSTVNFARSSRGPVSTDPTSDDFVTLAEDGVAWAAPSGGVAPSNLSTNDLYAIYVTCSITNWNQITDVSGYTGPNAPVHAYLPQTNSGTRAFFLGAINTANPGVAATPGSCVQSTLVEENQGVAPSAFASDNDALAPYSAAHYIGQTVGGHTTSSDAPGTYTIRSIDGVAPEVSNALNGDFTATNYGRNVYDVVRDADWTANGGSNALQNIFGTNGYLCNNATAEADIASYGFQVLPAGACGSVTHN from the coding sequence ATGCGTTACACCGCTGCCAAGCTGTTCGCCGCCGTGGCGATCGCCACCTCGCTGACCACCGTCGCCGCCGGCACCGCCCTCGCCGACCCGACCGGGACCCCGGCCGCCCAGGACATCGTGGGCACCGGTTCGGACACCATCCAGGCCGTCCTGAACCAGCTCTCGACCGACTACAACGCCTCGCTGACCGCCGCGCACGACACCACCTCGCCGCGGCTGTACAGCTGGGACGCGACGGGCAGCTCCCCGATCGTCCCGAAGACCGGTGCCAGCAGCATCACCCGCCCGAACGGCTCCGGCGCCGGCATCAGCGCGCTGAACGCCAACACCAGCTCCACGGTGAACTTCGCCCGCTCCTCGCGCGGCCCGGTCTCGACCGACCCGACCAGCGACGACTTCGTGACCCTGGCCGAGGACGGCGTCGCCTGGGCGGCCCCGAGCGGTGGCGTCGCCCCGAGCAACCTCAGCACCAACGACCTGTACGCGATCTACGTGACCTGCTCCATCACCAACTGGAACCAGATCACCGACGTGTCCGGCTACACCGGCCCGAACGCCCCGGTGCACGCCTACCTGCCGCAGACCAACTCCGGCACCCGGGCCTTCTTCCTGGGCGCGATCAACACCGCCAACCCGGGCGTCGCCGCCACTCCGGGCTCCTGCGTGCAGAGCACCCTGGTGGAGGAGAACCAGGGCGTCGCCCCGTCGGCCTTCGCCTCCGACAACGACGCGCTGGCCCCGTACTCCGCCGCGCACTACATCGGCCAGACCGTCGGTGGCCACACCACCAGCTCCGACGCGCCCGGCACCTACACCATCCGCAGCATCGACGGTGTCGCGCCGGAGGTCAGCAACGCGCTGAACGGCGACTTCACCGCCACCAACTACGGCCGCAACGTCTACGACGTGGTCCGTGACGCCGACTGGACCGCCAACGGTGGCAGCAACGCGCTGCAGAACATCTTCGGCACCAACGGCTACCTCTGCAACAACGCCACCGCCGAGGCCGACATCGCCAGCTACGGCTTCCAGGTCCTGCCGGCCGGTGCCTGCGGTTCCGTGACCCACAACTGA
- a CDS encoding MarR family winged helix-turn-helix transcriptional regulator yields the protein MACSSSVRWTTRLTKKVNQVVHHGKGRTLSEPSPLPAESRESYGFELPLLLFAGFRSIIDELHADLARQGHPDARPAHGFALQAVGRGGATASEVGRRLGISKQAAGKTVDRLLQLGYVERADDPSDARRKLVRLTPHGVDLLARSAEVFERVRGDWMAALGAERVRAMEADLRRMVPQAFFRLDVAGWLGG from the coding sequence ATGGCGTGCTCCTCATCGGTACGATGGACAACGCGGTTGACTAAAAAGGTAAACCAGGTTGTCCATCATGGCAAGGGGAGAACGTTGTCCGAACCATCGCCACTGCCGGCCGAGTCGCGGGAGAGCTACGGCTTCGAGCTCCCGCTGCTGCTCTTCGCCGGATTCCGCTCGATCATCGACGAGTTGCACGCCGACCTGGCCCGCCAGGGCCACCCCGACGCCCGCCCGGCGCACGGCTTCGCCCTCCAGGCGGTCGGCCGGGGCGGCGCCACCGCCAGCGAGGTGGGCCGTCGGCTCGGCATCTCCAAGCAGGCGGCCGGCAAGACGGTCGACCGGCTGCTCCAGCTCGGGTACGTCGAGCGGGCCGACGACCCGTCGGACGCCCGCCGCAAGCTGGTCCGGCTGACCCCGCACGGCGTCGACCTGCTGGCCCGCTCGGCCGAGGTCTTCGAGCGGGTGCGCGGCGACTGGATGGCCGCGCTCGGCGCCGAGCGGGTGCGGGCGATGGAGGCGGACCTGCGCAGGATGGTCCCGCAGGCGTTCTTCCGGCTGGACGTGGCCGGCTGGCTGGGCGGTTGA
- a CDS encoding HAD family hydrolase has protein sequence MTPAPRLIATDLDGTLLCQGGSVSARTAAALAAAEDAGLQVVFVTGRPPRWMRLLSDHIGGHGVAICSNGGAIVDVRQERLLETFPLGTAAAGQVVDLLREALPGSAFAFEYPTGFSREPGYQVTMWGDDEPHSVAPAERLLAAEAAHCYKILVKHPELAPDEFLRRAREVVGPLAEITRSSPIALLEISAAGVTKASTLARWCAEQGIAREQVVAFGDMPNDLEMLAWAGTSYAVANAHPEVLAAVAQHTVSNEHDGVAVVIEQIVNSL, from the coding sequence GTGACGCCTGCCCCCCGCCTGATCGCCACCGACCTCGACGGCACCCTGCTCTGCCAGGGCGGATCCGTCTCCGCACGCACCGCCGCCGCACTGGCCGCGGCCGAGGACGCCGGACTGCAGGTGGTCTTCGTGACCGGTCGGCCGCCGCGCTGGATGCGGCTGCTCAGCGACCACATCGGCGGCCACGGCGTGGCGATCTGCTCCAACGGCGGCGCGATCGTGGACGTCCGGCAGGAGCGGCTGCTGGAGACCTTCCCGCTCGGCACCGCGGCCGCCGGCCAGGTGGTGGACCTGCTGCGCGAGGCGCTGCCCGGCAGCGCCTTCGCCTTTGAGTACCCGACCGGCTTCTCCCGCGAGCCCGGCTACCAGGTGACCATGTGGGGCGACGACGAGCCGCACTCGGTCGCCCCCGCCGAGCGGCTGCTCGCCGCCGAGGCCGCCCACTGCTACAAGATCCTGGTCAAGCACCCGGAGCTGGCCCCGGACGAGTTCCTGCGCCGGGCCCGCGAGGTGGTCGGCCCGCTGGCCGAGATCACCCGGTCCAGCCCGATCGCGCTGCTGGAGATCAGCGCGGCCGGCGTCACCAAGGCCAGCACGCTGGCCCGTTGGTGCGCCGAGCAGGGCATCGCCCGGGAGCAGGTGGTGGCCTTCGGCGACATGCCCAACGACCTGGAGATGCTGGCCTGGGCCGGCACCTCCTACGCCGTGGCCAACGCCCACCCCGAGGTGCTGGCGGCGGTCGCCCAGCACACCGTCAGCAACGAGCACGACGGGGTGGCCGTGGTGATCGAACAGATCGTCAACTCTCTGTAA
- a CDS encoding substrate-binding domain-containing protein translates to MPWAAAHRPRAGRGTALLVSFAVTLFALTLGQATPAFADTTLNADGSSWAGPAIEKWRTDVANQGINLNFTPNGSAAGRQQWENGQDDFTASDVPFRTQEDTGASQSIRSQGAGDRENPTYGYSYVPITAGGTAFMYNLTLAGQKVTDLRLSPDTIVNIFTGKIAYWDDPQITKDYGKALPHIPVTPVVRSDGSGATAQFSRWMEHTHQSQWDAYCTSVNNVACGDYTEFFPPSGRMIAQNGSDQVAHYIEQPSGLGAIGYDEYAFALTSGWPVVKVLNPAGYYSLPTASNVAVALTAAKIRGVDDNTPPSDPNFLQQNLDGVYSNTDPRSYPISSYSYVIVPRANAPLPVPPKFDNQKGAALSQYLDYVLCGGQATGHDGIDSIGYSPIPRGLVQGGLLQVQHIPGYAGNVDPNTLNNCPNPTFTGTQLTILLNAPQPNACDKAGQPLTCNRNNPSASASTGGSSNGGSAGGTGGSGSKGGTGGGTGTGAGSGTGTGGANGSNAGGGTGGSGAGGTGGGDGSGAGTIDPQTGQLIQNGSGGDGAGNTQVAANVVNVGGRPDNWVLTVLTAAELLAVVAVPPLLGSWLRRRRAGATAGGPR, encoded by the coding sequence ATGCCGTGGGCCGCAGCTCACCGTCCGAGGGCCGGCCGGGGCACGGCCCTGCTGGTCTCGTTCGCCGTCACCCTGTTCGCCCTGACGCTCGGTCAGGCGACACCGGCGTTCGCCGACACCACGCTCAACGCCGACGGGTCCAGCTGGGCCGGCCCGGCGATCGAGAAGTGGCGCACCGACGTCGCGAACCAGGGCATCAACCTCAACTTCACCCCCAACGGCTCGGCCGCCGGCCGCCAGCAGTGGGAGAACGGCCAGGACGACTTCACCGCCTCGGACGTGCCGTTCCGCACCCAGGAGGACACCGGGGCCTCGCAGTCGATCCGCAGCCAGGGTGCGGGCGACCGGGAGAACCCGACCTACGGCTACTCCTACGTGCCGATCACCGCCGGTGGCACGGCCTTCATGTACAACCTGACGCTGGCCGGCCAGAAGGTCACCGACCTGCGGCTGTCGCCGGACACCATCGTCAACATCTTCACCGGCAAGATCGCCTACTGGGACGACCCGCAGATCACCAAGGACTACGGCAAGGCGCTGCCGCACATCCCGGTCACCCCGGTGGTCCGGTCCGACGGCTCCGGCGCCACCGCGCAGTTCAGCCGCTGGATGGAGCACACCCACCAGAGCCAGTGGGACGCCTACTGCACCAGCGTCAACAACGTCGCCTGCGGCGACTACACCGAGTTCTTCCCGCCGTCCGGCCGGATGATCGCGCAGAACGGCTCGGACCAGGTGGCGCACTACATCGAGCAGCCCTCGGGCCTCGGCGCGATCGGCTACGACGAGTACGCGTTCGCGCTGACCTCCGGCTGGCCGGTGGTCAAGGTGCTCAACCCGGCCGGCTACTACAGCCTGCCGACCGCCTCCAACGTGGCGGTCGCGCTGACCGCGGCCAAGATCCGCGGCGTGGACGACAACACCCCGCCGAGCGACCCGAACTTCCTGCAGCAGAACCTCGACGGCGTCTACAGCAACACCGATCCGCGCTCCTACCCGATCTCCAGCTACAGCTACGTGATCGTGCCGCGGGCCAACGCGCCACTGCCGGTGCCGCCGAAGTTCGACAACCAGAAGGGCGCGGCGCTCAGCCAGTACCTGGACTACGTGCTCTGCGGCGGCCAGGCCACCGGGCACGACGGCATCGACTCGATCGGGTACTCGCCGATCCCGCGCGGCCTGGTCCAGGGCGGTCTGCTCCAGGTGCAGCACATCCCGGGCTACGCCGGGAACGTGGACCCCAACACCCTGAACAACTGCCCGAACCCGACCTTCACCGGCACCCAGCTGACCATCCTGCTCAACGCGCCGCAGCCCAACGCCTGTGACAAGGCGGGCCAGCCGCTGACCTGCAACCGGAACAACCCCAGCGCCAGCGCCTCCACCGGCGGCTCCTCGAACGGCGGTTCGGCCGGTGGCACGGGCGGCAGCGGCAGCAAGGGCGGCACCGGCGGCGGCACCGGCACCGGGGCCGGCTCGGGCACCGGAACGGGCGGCGCCAACGGCTCCAACGCCGGTGGCGGCACCGGTGGTTCGGGCGCCGGCGGGACGGGCGGCGGCGACGGCAGCGGCGCCGGCACCATCGACCCGCAGACCGGCCAGCTGATCCAGAACGGCTCCGGCGGCGACGGCGCCGGCAACACCCAGGTCGCCGCCAACGTGGTCAACGTCGGCGGTCGGCCGGACAACTGGGTGCTGACCGTGCTCACCGCGGCCGAACTGCTCGCCGTGGTGGCCGTGCCGCCGCTGCTCGGCAGCTGGCTGCGGCGGCGCCGGGCCGGGGCGACCGCCGGGGGGCCGCGGTGA
- a CDS encoding carboxymuconolactone decarboxylase family protein, whose translation MSATPAAVSAHFPDHTPQTAPEAARPMMAGITKHFGYLPSAVARMATSPQALEGFQRANAAFGATSLDPLSREVVVLTVATRNECHLCVAMHTAVLTGLDADPVLIAALREQRPLPDARLEALRVFAVELVESRGAVDPQVMDAFLAHGYTPQNALEVVLGVGVYTISTLANRLTGAPVDEAMAQFA comes from the coding sequence ATGTCCGCCACGCCCGCCGCCGTGTCCGCCCACTTCCCCGACCACACCCCGCAGACCGCCCCCGAGGCCGCCCGGCCGATGATGGCGGGGATCACCAAGCACTTCGGCTACCTGCCGTCCGCCGTCGCCCGGATGGCCACCTCCCCGCAGGCCCTGGAAGGCTTCCAGCGCGCCAACGCCGCCTTCGGCGCCACCTCGCTGGACCCGCTGTCGCGCGAGGTCGTGGTGCTCACGGTGGCCACCCGCAACGAGTGCCACCTCTGCGTGGCGATGCACACCGCCGTGCTCACCGGGCTCGACGCCGACCCGGTGCTGATCGCCGCCCTGCGGGAGCAGCGGCCCCTGCCGGACGCGCGGCTGGAGGCGCTGCGGGTGTTCGCGGTGGAGCTCGTCGAGAGCCGGGGCGCCGTGGACCCGCAGGTCATGGACGCCTTCCTGGCCCACGGCTACACCCCGCAGAACGCGCTGGAGGTGGTGCTCGGGGTGGGCGTGTACACCATCTCGACGCTGGCGAACCGGCTGACGGGGGCTCCGGTGGACGAGGCGATGGCGCAGTTCGCCTGA
- the pstA gene encoding phosphate ABC transporter permease PstA, with amino-acid sequence MTTVDLTASPAAAPDATAARSAGPGTERRRKLGGVTAAEVVTLFAAAAASLGLDWLLYERVLPFSGAQGFLLCWYLLFLGFTYAIGTTQWPPLHVRERLVTLVAWSSGLLLLCLIFAEGYFIAVRGWDAFRYGNFLTQTMSTTSAISPITSGGALHAVVGSLEQIGLATLFAVPLGIAAAVFLSEIGGRTARPVRTLVEAMTALPSIVAGLFILGVVILSLGMQACGFAASLALTVMMMPIVTRAAEVVIRLVPGTLREASYALGGSQWRTVWNVVLPTARRGLATAVILGMARGIGETSPVLLTAGFTSGMNANPLSGHQVSLPLYIWNYVRQPYPHMVSRAFAAALTLMILVLVLFVTARLLGGGRPGELSRRQRRRLARQAAAR; translated from the coding sequence GTGACCACCGTCGACCTGACCGCGAGCCCCGCGGCCGCACCGGACGCGACCGCCGCCCGGTCCGCCGGGCCCGGCACCGAGCGCAGGCGCAAGCTCGGCGGGGTGACCGCCGCCGAGGTGGTCACGCTGTTCGCCGCCGCGGCCGCCTCGCTCGGACTGGACTGGCTGCTCTACGAGCGGGTGCTGCCGTTCAGCGGCGCCCAGGGCTTCCTGCTCTGCTGGTACCTGCTCTTCCTCGGCTTCACCTACGCCATCGGGACCACCCAGTGGCCGCCGCTGCACGTGCGCGAGCGACTGGTCACCCTGGTCGCCTGGAGCTCCGGGCTGCTGCTGCTCTGCCTGATCTTCGCGGAGGGCTACTTCATCGCCGTGCGCGGTTGGGACGCCTTCCGGTACGGCAACTTCCTCACCCAGACCATGTCCACCACCTCCGCGATCTCGCCGATCACCTCCGGCGGAGCGCTGCACGCGGTGGTCGGTTCGTTGGAGCAGATCGGCCTGGCCACGCTGTTCGCGGTGCCGCTGGGCATCGCGGCCGCGGTCTTCCTCTCCGAGATCGGCGGCCGGACGGCCCGCCCGGTGCGCACCCTGGTCGAGGCGATGACCGCGCTCCCGTCGATCGTCGCCGGCCTGTTCATCCTCGGTGTGGTGATCCTCTCGCTGGGCATGCAGGCCTGCGGTTTCGCCGCCTCGCTGGCGCTCACCGTGATGATGATGCCGATCGTCACCAGGGCCGCCGAGGTGGTGATCCGGCTGGTGCCGGGCACCCTGCGGGAGGCCTCCTACGCGCTCGGCGGCAGCCAGTGGCGCACGGTGTGGAACGTGGTGCTGCCGACCGCCCGCCGGGGCCTGGCCACCGCGGTGATCCTCGGCATGGCCCGCGGCATCGGCGAGACCTCGCCGGTGCTGCTGACCGCCGGCTTCACCTCCGGGATGAACGCCAACCCGCTGAGCGGCCACCAGGTCAGCCTGCCGCTCTACATCTGGAACTACGTCCGCCAGCCCTACCCGCACATGGTCTCCCGCGCCTTCGCGGCCGCGCTGACCCTGATGATCCTGGTCCTGGTGCTGTTCGTCACCGCACGCCTGCTCGGCGGCGGCAGGCCGGGCGAGCTGAGCCGCCGTCAGCGGCGCCGGCTGGCCCGTCAGGCGGCCGCCCGGTGA